The bacterium genome includes a window with the following:
- a CDS encoding glycoside hydrolase family 172 protein — MLASLSTLRRAKTSRCSSWDRSGRNDDWWRIAAGETRVLADIKGPGRITHIWMTQNKNYRECLVKITFDNASAPSVLVPLGDFFGLGHGLVNSYQSLLFSASANTHAHNIFNDGCALNCYAPMPFRERAVVELVNETDADHNQYFYIDYETTDSVPGDDMGYFHAEFRRANPFGGWGHEITVNTPECNIANKERLAWDNNYVILETRGRGHYIGCNLSVTNLQGSWWGEGDDMIWVDGYKWPPDLHGTGSEDYLNQAWGMQPNAFLRNGSSIFENNTKVRAGSSLNPSAASDGGYQTSYVHHLENPVHFTEEIKVTIEHGHGNHLRNEMASVAYWYADRPCAACPVPPLVKRLPILRDEDGKWIVDDKRQTGSRDIVLNDEMKAGKVRWADNECNPRKFEEEFDPVPLSGWEWAGPFSVKKSVDVLAPDLSSVFKPEEGLAENGRAYSEPGLWKPCGEMENGIFDFAKWNGSFTPCICYARLKLASKGDAAVPMGLRVDYFARLWINGKEIELKRINGAPSSPIRFPAILKDGENEVLIKVHPGGLGHAFVVNIGKK, encoded by the coding sequence ATGTTGGCATCATTAAGCACATTACGTAGGGCGAAAACCTCGCGATGTTCATCCTGGGATCGCAGCGGGAGAAATGACGACTGGTGGCGTATCGCCGCCGGAGAAACCCGGGTTTTGGCCGATATCAAAGGGCCTGGCCGCATCACCCACATCTGGATGACGCAAAACAAGAACTACCGCGAATGCCTGGTGAAGATTACGTTTGATAACGCGTCGGCGCCCTCGGTTCTGGTCCCGCTCGGCGACTTCTTCGGGCTCGGCCATGGTCTCGTCAACAGTTACCAGTCCCTTCTCTTCAGCGCCTCGGCCAATACCCATGCCCACAACATCTTCAACGACGGGTGCGCCTTGAACTGCTACGCGCCCATGCCTTTCCGGGAGCGCGCGGTCGTCGAACTGGTCAATGAAACCGATGCGGACCATAATCAGTATTTCTATATTGACTACGAGACCACAGATTCCGTGCCAGGCGACGATATGGGTTACTTTCATGCGGAATTCCGCCGGGCGAACCCCTTCGGTGGCTGGGGCCATGAAATTACGGTCAACACCCCGGAATGCAATATCGCAAACAAGGAGCGTCTGGCCTGGGATAACAACTACGTCATCCTGGAAACCAGGGGGCGCGGACACTATATCGGCTGCAACCTCAGCGTCACCAACCTGCAGGGCTCCTGGTGGGGCGAAGGCGACGACATGATCTGGGTTGACGGCTATAAGTGGCCGCCGGACCTCCATGGAACCGGAAGCGAAGATTATCTCAATCAAGCTTGGGGGATGCAACCGAACGCCTTCTTGCGCAATGGCTCGTCGATCTTTGAAAACAACACCAAAGTCAGGGCAGGCTCCTCGTTGAACCCCAGTGCCGCCAGCGATGGTGGCTATCAAACCAGCTATGTGCATCATCTGGAAAATCCGGTCCATTTCACCGAGGAAATCAAAGTCACCATCGAGCACGGACATGGAAATCATCTCAGGAACGAGATGGCCAGCGTGGCCTATTGGTATGCGGACCGGCCCTGTGCGGCCTGTCCTGTTCCGCCACTGGTGAAGCGTCTGCCAATCCTGCGCGACGAGGACGGTAAATGGATTGTCGATGACAAACGACAGACCGGTTCCCGGGACATCGTCCTGAACGACGAGATGAAGGCAGGCAAGGTGCGATGGGCGGACAATGAGTGCAACCCGCGCAAATTCGAGGAAGAGTTCGATCCCGTTCCCCTTTCCGGCTGGGAATGGGCCGGTCCATTCAGTGTCAAGAAAAGCGTGGATGTGCTTGCGCCAGACCTCAGCAGCGTTTTCAAACCCGAGGAAGGCCTCGCGGAAAACGGACGAGCCTATTCTGAGCCGGGTCTTTGGAAGCCGTGCGGCGAAATGGAGAATGGTATTTTCGACTTCGCCAAGTGGAATGGCTCATTCACGCCCTGCATCTGTTATGCCCGCCTAAAGCTGGCGAGCAAGGGCGATGCCGCTGTGCCGATGGGCTTGCGGGTGGACTACTTCGCGAGACTTTGGATTAACGGCAAAGAGATCGAGCTGAAGCGTATCAATGGGGCTCCATCATCGCCGATTCGTTTCCCCGCAATATTGAAAGACGGCGAGAATGAAGTTCTTATCAAAGTCCATCCCGGGGGACTTGGTCACGCCTTCGTCGTGAATATTGGAAAAAAGTGA
- a CDS encoding DUF5054 domain-containing protein — protein MIKALDELEPNKAVALTPPGSGGVDPSVRKVILICKNHLDLGFTESVAKVTHDAINWMLPVAIGQSEILRKEGLNFVWTVPAWTAFRALELHAGNSLKQIEQAMERGDVAWHALPFTMHCELLDPELFNAGLALARRLDQRFGKTTIAAKATDVPGNTRGIVPLLAAAGVRLLHIGVNHMSAVPDVPPVFRWRDRATGSEVTTIYCRGYGADHRIDGADTVLAFRMVGDNCEVPSLDDIRAWFDAARRKWPHANIAFGRLDEFAEAIEPLTGSFPVVDQEIGDTWIHGGGTDPWKLSRYRALLRLHKEWLRSERLLPARQDYVTFTTQLLCVPEHTWGVSITPHLLGDLDHYRNADFDRVRHRGTFRMAEASWQEQRDYIERAVEALADRTLAEEAEASFRELIPVRPDLQGFQPLDPDAPLEAGPWRLRFAAGGISSLVDSETGREWVTGGGVLGRFGYQTRSVTEMRAFVESYTNGASWAGADFGKPGMPEDAIGKWWDSAVVSVLVAREADCTRVIAQLAPAAQAHLEYGAPREVWLEWTFSHTNHHIELRVTWFGKTATRLPESAWCAFPLAVPDPSGWRLHKLGREIAPGEVVSKGARLLHAIQDGVVWRGTNGQSVWIESKDACLVAPGQPSLGLFDDRFKDLAGGMHFNLHNNFWGTNFPAWYDDDAVFRFALVFSE, from the coding sequence ATGATTAAAGCCCTCGACGAACTCGAACCGAACAAGGCGGTGGCCCTCACCCCCCCCGGCAGTGGCGGAGTCGATCCGAGCGTTCGGAAGGTGATTCTGATTTGCAAGAATCACCTCGATCTCGGGTTCACCGAGTCGGTGGCGAAGGTCACCCACGACGCGATCAATTGGATGTTGCCGGTTGCGATTGGGCAGTCGGAGATCCTGCGCAAGGAGGGCCTGAATTTCGTCTGGACCGTGCCTGCCTGGACGGCATTCCGGGCCTTGGAGCTTCATGCCGGAAATAGTCTAAAGCAAATTGAACAAGCGATGGAACGGGGTGATGTGGCCTGGCATGCGTTGCCATTCACCATGCATTGTGAACTGCTCGACCCCGAACTCTTCAATGCGGGTCTCGCGCTGGCGCGCCGGTTGGATCAGCGCTTCGGGAAGACAACCATTGCCGCAAAAGCCACCGACGTCCCCGGCAATACCCGGGGGATCGTGCCACTGCTGGCAGCGGCCGGAGTGCGCCTGCTTCACATCGGCGTCAACCACATGAGCGCGGTGCCGGATGTCCCGCCTGTGTTTCGTTGGCGGGACCGGGCGACCGGTTCGGAGGTCACCACTATTTACTGCCGGGGTTACGGAGCGGATCACCGTATTGATGGCGCTGATACCGTGCTGGCGTTTCGGATGGTGGGCGATAACTGCGAGGTACCGTCCCTGGACGATATCCGCGCCTGGTTCGACGCGGCACGCCGGAAGTGGCCCCATGCGAACATTGCCTTCGGGCGCCTGGATGAATTTGCCGAAGCCATCGAACCGCTTACCGGCTCGTTTCCGGTAGTCGATCAAGAGATCGGCGATACCTGGATCCATGGCGGGGGCACAGATCCCTGGAAACTTTCCCGCTATCGCGCGCTGCTGCGGCTCCACAAGGAGTGGCTGCGCAGCGAACGACTGTTGCCTGCTCGCCAGGATTACGTCACATTTACCACGCAGTTGCTCTGCGTTCCAGAGCACACCTGGGGGGTTTCCATTACGCCGCATCTGTTGGGGGACCTGGATCATTACCGGAACGCGGACTTCGATCGGGTGCGGCACCGGGGCACATTCCGAATGGCGGAAGCCTCATGGCAGGAGCAGCGTGATTACATTGAGCGAGCCGTGGAGGCGCTGGCGGATCGGACGTTGGCGGAGGAGGCGGAGGCGAGTTTTCGCGAGTTGATTCCGGTTCGTCCGGATCTCCAAGGGTTTCAGCCGCTCGACCCGGATGCGCCGCTGGAAGCGGGTCCTTGGAGACTGCGGTTCGCCGCGGGCGGTATTTCATCTCTGGTTGACTCGGAGACCGGGCGGGAATGGGTCACTGGGGGAGGGGTGCTGGGGAGGTTCGGCTATCAAACGCGATCCGTGACGGAGATGCGCGCTTTCGTGGAGTCTTATACCAACGGGGCAAGCTGGGCCGGTGCGGATTTCGGAAAACCCGGTATGCCGGAAGATGCCATTGGTAAATGGTGGGATTCGGCGGTGGTGTCGGTTCTGGTTGCCCGCGAAGCCGATTGCACCAGGGTGATTGCTCAACTCGCTCCGGCCGCCCAGGCGCATCTTGAATATGGGGCACCGCGCGAGGTATGGCTGGAATGGACCTTTTCGCATACCAATCATCATATCGAGCTGAGGGTGACGTGGTTCGGCAAGACGGCCACGCGTTTGCCCGAGAGCGCCTGGTGTGCCTTTCCTCTCGCTGTGCCAGATCCCTCCGGATGGCGATTGCATAAGCTCGGACGCGAAATTGCTCCAGGCGAGGTCGTTTCCAAGGGCGCTCGCCTGCTGCACGCGATCCAGGACGGAGTCGTTTGGAGGGGTACAAACGGCCAGTCGGTTTGGATCGAATCCAAAGATGCCTGCCTGGTTGCGCCGGGGCAACCTTCGCTCGGCCTTTTCGATGATCGCTTCAAGGATTTGGCAGGAGGGATGCACTTCAATCTTCATAATAACTTCTGGGGAACAAACTTCCCCGCCTGGTATGATGACGATGCGGTATTTCGGTTTGCCCTCGTTTTCTCTGAATAA